A single region of the Thermococcus zilligii AN1 genome encodes:
- the minD gene encoding cell division ATPase MinD produces the protein MGHLISIASGKGGTGKTTVTANLSIALGKLGKKVLAADADLTMANLSLVMGIDDAEITIHDVLAGDAEINQAVYQTSFENVDLIPAAIDWEHVRKADPRKLPGIIKTFKDSYDFVLIDCPAGLQMDAMNAMLSGEEVILVTNPEIACIADTMKVGIVLKKAGLAVLGFVLNRYGRSENDIPPEAAEEVMEVPLLAVVPEDPKVREATLEGVPVVEYAPESEGAKAFMKLAEEVVRIAGFKARVMY, from the coding sequence ATGGGGCATCTGATATCAATAGCGAGCGGTAAAGGTGGGACTGGGAAAACGACGGTCACTGCAAACCTTTCAATAGCCCTCGGAAAGCTCGGCAAAAAGGTTCTGGCGGCTGATGCCGATCTCACAATGGCAAACCTGAGCCTTGTCATGGGCATAGACGACGCTGAAATCACGATCCATGACGTTTTGGCCGGAGACGCGGAGATAAACCAGGCAGTTTACCAAACCAGCTTTGAAAACGTTGATCTGATTCCCGCAGCTATAGACTGGGAGCACGTGAGAAAGGCTGACCCCAGAAAGCTCCCGGGGATTATAAAGACGTTCAAGGATTCTTACGATTTCGTCCTAATAGACTGCCCCGCCGGCCTTCAGATGGACGCAATGAACGCCATGCTTAGCGGTGAGGAGGTAATCTTAGTCACCAACCCTGAAATAGCGTGTATAGCGGACACCATGAAAGTTGGGATAGTCCTCAAAAAAGCTGGTTTGGCCGTTTTGGGTTTTGTTCTCAACCGCTACGGAAGAAGCGAAAACGACATCCCCCCCGAGGCCGCTGAGGAGGTCATGGAAGTTCCTCTCCTGGCCGTGGTTCCAGAGGACCCCAAAGTCAGGGAGGCAACCCTTGAAGGAGTCCCCGTTGTGGAATACGCCCCGGAGTCGGAGGGTGCCAAAGCTTTTATGAAGCTGGCCGAGGAGGTTGTCAGAATAGCGGGCTTTAAGGCAAGGGTCATGTACTGA
- a CDS encoding ATP/GTP-binding protein, with translation MILIFLGTAGSGKTTITASFGRYLEKNGKSVGYVNLDTGVKKLPYRPDIDVRDIITVEELMKEGYGPNGAIVESYDRLLSHAGGIVGGILELDEERDYLLIDTPGQMESFLFHDFGIRITEHLSEPLVAYLFSPEILKKPRDYCFVRFFAIMIALRLGTTTVPVLNKVDLIKEELPSIRRLLEDIDYLNARLRLDPSMQGLLANRVCSFLPEVSPPVRVVYASAKTGEGFDELETLSYEHYCTCGDLT, from the coding sequence ATGATACTGATTTTTCTGGGCACAGCCGGTAGCGGAAAGACGACCATAACCGCGTCCTTCGGGAGGTATCTTGAGAAAAACGGTAAATCAGTTGGTTACGTCAACCTCGACACCGGGGTAAAGAAACTCCCCTACAGGCCGGACATCGACGTCCGGGATATAATAACCGTTGAAGAACTTATGAAGGAAGGCTACGGGCCAAACGGGGCCATAGTTGAGAGCTATGACAGATTGCTTTCCCACGCTGGGGGGATAGTCGGGGGAATACTTGAACTGGATGAAGAGCGCGACTACCTCCTTATAGATACTCCCGGGCAGATGGAGAGCTTTCTCTTCCACGATTTTGGTATCAGGATTACGGAGCACCTGAGCGAGCCGCTGGTCGCGTACCTCTTCAGCCCCGAGATACTGAAGAAGCCCCGCGACTACTGCTTCGTCAGGTTCTTCGCCATAATGATAGCCCTCCGTCTGGGCACGACAACGGTTCCCGTCCTCAACAAGGTCGACTTAATCAAAGAAGAACTGCCCTCGATAAGGCGGCTCCTCGAGGACATAGATTATTTAAACGCCCGCCTTAGGCTCGATCCATCCATGCAGGGCCTTCTGGCCAACAGGGTATGCTCCTTTCTTCCCGAGGTTTCCCCTCCAGTTAGGGTTGTTTACGCCTCAGCTAAAACCGGCGAGGGGTTTGATGAGCTGGAAACCCTTTCCTATGAACACTATTGCACCTGTGGAGATTTGACCTGA
- the asnB gene encoding asparagine synthase (glutamine-hydrolyzing) produces the protein MCLIAGGMGLNLKDKFIRMILAGKHRGPDSFGVWTDLGVFKSGDFSKIGEIPEGSVGLLQCRLAMTGSRDFTQPFFNDIVLVHNGEIYNHRQLRDYLEGRGVEFETDVDSEVVLRLLEYLISGGLSVHEAVKRAMIMMNGDYAISFLWRGSIYLFRDPAGIRPLYFSPGGFFASEKKVLWAIGEKAVPVGPGELVRLSPGGADRKKVLDIRELPWCRKEFTEERAVEALVKSLECSVRMRVGPRTGVLFSGGLDSSIVAYLASDFSDVTLYTAGVEGSPDVEWARKASDELGIPLRERLFTEEDVENIIEKVIFAIEEPNFMNLAIGIPLYFATALAASDGLKVLLSGQGADELFGGYARYIENPGLMERDLLELGERNLTRDDKIAMYNGVEARYPYLALPLMGLALKMPHSMKIKNGVRKFVLRKAAEKMGLPADLVWREKKAAQYGSGSQKILMKLARERKMKPGEFAEFLFRKVFGSVGWP, from the coding sequence ATGTGCCTGATCGCGGGGGGAATGGGGTTAAATCTTAAGGATAAGTTCATCCGCATGATCCTTGCCGGGAAACACAGGGGTCCTGATTCCTTTGGCGTTTGGACTGATCTGGGGGTTTTCAAGTCGGGGGACTTTTCAAAGATCGGCGAAATTCCCGAGGGAAGCGTGGGTCTTCTTCAGTGCAGACTGGCAATGACGGGATCGAGGGACTTCACACAGCCCTTTTTCAATGACATCGTTCTCGTTCACAACGGAGAGATCTACAATCACCGCCAGCTCAGGGATTACCTTGAGGGCAGGGGCGTTGAATTTGAAACCGACGTTGACAGTGAGGTTGTGCTCCGTCTCCTCGAGTACCTCATTTCAGGGGGCCTGAGCGTTCATGAGGCCGTTAAGAGGGCCATGATAATGATGAACGGTGACTACGCCATTTCTTTCCTTTGGAGGGGCAGTATCTACCTGTTCAGGGACCCCGCCGGTATAAGGCCCCTTTACTTTTCCCCCGGCGGCTTTTTTGCCAGTGAGAAGAAAGTTTTGTGGGCAATAGGGGAGAAAGCTGTCCCCGTTGGGCCCGGTGAGCTGGTGAGACTTTCCCCCGGGGGTGCCGATAGGAAAAAAGTTCTTGACATCAGAGAGCTTCCCTGGTGTAGAAAAGAGTTCACCGAGGAAAGGGCTGTTGAGGCTCTGGTTAAATCCCTCGAGTGCTCCGTCAGGATGAGGGTTGGCCCCAGAACCGGGGTTCTCTTCTCCGGTGGTCTGGACAGTTCAATAGTCGCTTACTTAGCTTCAGATTTCTCAGACGTTACCCTTTACACCGCTGGCGTTGAGGGCAGTCCGGACGTTGAGTGGGCCAGAAAGGCCTCTGACGAGCTTGGTATTCCGCTGAGGGAGAGGCTTTTCACGGAGGAAGACGTTGAAAACATCATTGAAAAGGTCATCTTCGCCATAGAGGAGCCCAACTTCATGAACCTTGCCATAGGGATTCCCCTCTATTTTGCCACAGCACTCGCCGCTTCCGATGGCCTTAAAGTCCTGCTCAGCGGCCAGGGTGCCGATGAGCTCTTCGGTGGCTACGCCAGGTACATTGAGAATCCTGGGCTGATGGAGAGGGACCTTCTTGAACTGGGCGAGAGGAATCTGACCAGAGACGACAAGATAGCGATGTACAACGGCGTTGAAGCCAGGTATCCTTACCTTGCACTTCCACTCATGGGGCTGGCCCTTAAAATGCCGCACAGCATGAAGATCAAAAACGGCGTCAGGAAGTTTGTCCTTAGAAAAGCCGCCGAGAAGATGGGCCTTCCCGCCGATCTGGTTTGGAGGGAGAAAAAAGCCGCCCAGTACGGTAGCGGTTCCCAGAAAATCCTGATGAAACTGGCCAGGGAGAGAAAAATGAAGCCCGGTGAATTTGCTGAGTTCCTTTTCCGGAAAGTCTTTGGTTCAGTGGGTTGGCCTTGA
- a CDS encoding L-threonylcarbamoyladenylate synthase — protein MTIVIPMREGVQRDKLSVAAGILRRGGLVAFPTETVYGLGADALNESATRRIFEAKGRPADNPLIVHIAEVEWLEKLAKEVPEKAWELAEKFWPGPLTIVLPARDTVPRTTTGGLDTVAVRMPAHPIALELIRLSNVPVAAPSANISGRPSPTSADHVIEDFYGKIDCIVDGGETPIGVESTVIDLTSEVPVLLRPGGLPVEELSKVLGEVLIHPAVKGEKVDIAKSPGMKYKHYSPNAQVIVVEGNREKVGEKIDELVEEYRKKGFRVGVMATEEHDADEFFYLGDSVEEVARNLFKALRELDRRGVDIIVAEGVDERGLGMAVMNRLRKAAGYRVVKV, from the coding sequence ATGACGATAGTGATCCCGATGCGGGAAGGAGTCCAGAGGGATAAACTGAGCGTAGCGGCGGGGATACTTAGGAGAGGTGGCCTGGTCGCTTTTCCAACCGAGACAGTTTATGGCCTCGGCGCTGATGCCCTCAACGAAAGTGCTACCAGAAGGATTTTCGAGGCCAAGGGAAGGCCCGCTGATAACCCCCTGATAGTTCACATAGCTGAGGTAGAGTGGCTTGAAAAACTGGCAAAGGAAGTTCCGGAAAAGGCATGGGAACTGGCCGAAAAGTTCTGGCCAGGACCCCTGACAATCGTCCTGCCCGCGAGGGATACCGTGCCGAGAACCACGACCGGGGGTCTGGACACCGTTGCCGTGAGAATGCCCGCCCACCCAATAGCACTGGAGCTCATAAGGCTCAGCAACGTTCCAGTTGCCGCCCCTTCGGCAAACATAAGCGGCAGACCGAGCCCAACGTCCGCAGACCACGTCATTGAGGACTTCTACGGGAAGATAGATTGCATAGTGGACGGAGGGGAAACTCCGATTGGGGTTGAGTCAACCGTTATAGACCTCACGTCCGAAGTGCCCGTACTTCTTCGCCCGGGGGGACTCCCCGTTGAAGAGCTCAGTAAGGTACTCGGAGAGGTTCTCATCCATCCGGCCGTGAAGGGAGAGAAAGTGGACATAGCGAAGTCTCCTGGGATGAAGTACAAGCACTACTCCCCCAACGCACAGGTGATAGTGGTGGAAGGCAACAGAGAAAAAGTCGGGGAGAAGATAGACGAGCTCGTTGAAGAGTACAGGAAAAAGGGATTTAGAGTTGGAGTAATGGCCACGGAAGAACATGACGCCGATGAATTTTTCTACCTCGGAGACAGCGTTGAAGAAGTTGCAAGGAACCTGTTCAAAGCCCTGAGGGAACTGGACAGAAGAGGAGTGGACATAATAGTAGCGGAAGGTGTCGATGAGAGGGGCCTCGGTATGGCCGTGATGAACCGACTCAGAAAAGCGGCCGGTTACAGGGTTGTCAAAGTATAG
- a CDS encoding nucleotidyltransferase domain-containing protein — translation MPREKVVRVWDEREVVYSPKRWRYLWEKREKALGIMERLSQFDPQLYGSVARGDVRRDSDIDIFIPIKVPSYLIELALEGLVRRRKIVMATPWHLIKGVIEIDEETAVTFPLIEPTDRELEFYRWGGTIDMWGVKTRERVPGVNKKLILIIPTERGHIEREVVGRESEVAKILGVSIDIVTERVHVLTRRDRIGRTGIYLNEEVPDWMSFEEALKIIADRDPNVRKKVRERGGV, via the coding sequence ATGCCGAGGGAAAAGGTCGTCCGCGTCTGGGACGAGAGAGAAGTAGTTTATTCGCCGAAGAGATGGCGCTACCTGTGGGAAAAGAGGGAGAAAGCTCTCGGGATAATGGAACGCCTTTCCCAGTTTGACCCGCAGCTCTACGGCAGTGTAGCCAGAGGAGACGTTAGGAGAGACAGCGACATAGACATATTCATCCCGATAAAGGTTCCCAGTTACCTCATCGAGTTAGCCCTTGAGGGCCTCGTGAGGAGGAGGAAGATAGTGATGGCAACGCCGTGGCACCTCATAAAGGGCGTCATTGAGATAGACGAGGAAACGGCGGTTACGTTCCCCCTAATCGAGCCAACTGATAGGGAGCTTGAGTTTTACCGCTGGGGAGGAACGATTGACATGTGGGGGGTCAAAACCAGAGAGCGCGTTCCCGGGGTGAACAAGAAGCTCATCCTGATAATCCCGACCGAGAGGGGGCACATTGAAAGGGAAGTCGTCGGCAGGGAGAGCGAGGTCGCGAAAATCCTCGGAGTAAGCATCGACATAGTCACTGAGCGCGTCCACGTCCTCACGAGGAGGGACAGAATAGGGAGGACGGGAATTTATCTCAACGAGGAAGTGCCCGACTGGATGAGCTTTGAGGAGGCCCTGAAAATCATCGCCGACCGCGACCCGAACGTGAGGAAGAAGGTGAGGGAGAGGGGAGGGGTTTAG
- the serS gene encoding serine--tRNA ligase — MLDIKLIRENPDLVRGDLIKRGELEKLKWIDEILELDARWRENLRKINQLKKERNQLAIEIGKRKNAGEPVDDLLARSDEIAKQIEGLEKEVEELEKRINYYLWRLPNITHESVPVGKSDEDNVPIRFWGRAKVWEGFLESFKEQSLGKMEYELLSWRPRIHVDMLELLKGADLERAAKVSGARFYYLLNELVILDLALIRFALDKLIEKGFTPVIPPYMVRRFVEEGATTFGDFEDVIYKVEGEDLYLIPTAEHPLAGLHADEILDGNDLPLLYVGVSPCFRKEAGTAGKDTKGIFRVHQFHKVEQFVYSRPEESWEWHEKIIANAEEIFQALEIPYRVVNICTGDLGYVAAKKYDIEAWMAGQGKFREVVSASNCTEWQARRLNIRFRDRTNEKPRFVHTLNSTAIATSRAIVAILENHQTEEGVVKLPKALWKYTGFKEILPASMKEKCCQD; from the coding sequence ATGCTGGACATAAAGCTCATCCGCGAAAACCCCGACCTCGTCAGGGGCGACCTCATCAAGCGCGGCGAGCTTGAGAAGCTCAAGTGGATAGATGAAATCCTCGAACTCGACGCCAGGTGGCGCGAGAACCTCAGAAAGATAAACCAGCTCAAGAAGGAGCGCAACCAGCTGGCGATAGAGATAGGAAAGCGCAAGAACGCCGGAGAGCCAGTGGACGATTTACTCGCGAGGAGCGACGAAATAGCGAAGCAGATTGAAGGACTCGAGAAGGAAGTCGAGGAACTGGAGAAGAGGATCAACTACTACCTCTGGAGGCTCCCGAACATCACCCACGAGAGCGTTCCGGTTGGCAAGAGCGACGAGGACAACGTCCCGATAAGGTTCTGGGGCAGGGCTAAAGTCTGGGAGGGCTTCCTCGAAAGCTTTAAGGAGCAGAGCCTCGGGAAAATGGAGTATGAACTTCTGAGCTGGAGGCCGAGGATTCACGTCGACATGCTCGAACTTTTGAAGGGGGCTGACCTTGAGAGGGCCGCAAAGGTGAGCGGGGCAAGATTCTACTACCTCCTCAACGAGCTGGTCATTCTCGATCTGGCTTTGATACGCTTCGCCCTGGACAAACTCATAGAGAAGGGCTTTACCCCGGTGATTCCGCCCTACATGGTGAGGCGCTTCGTGGAAGAGGGAGCAACTACATTTGGGGACTTCGAGGACGTAATCTACAAGGTTGAGGGCGAAGACCTCTACCTCATCCCCACCGCGGAGCACCCGCTTGCAGGCCTTCACGCCGACGAAATCCTCGACGGAAATGACTTACCACTCCTCTACGTAGGAGTTAGCCCCTGCTTCAGGAAGGAGGCCGGCACAGCTGGAAAGGACACCAAGGGGATCTTCCGCGTTCACCAGTTCCACAAGGTTGAGCAGTTTGTTTATTCCCGCCCGGAGGAGAGCTGGGAGTGGCACGAGAAGATCATAGCCAACGCGGAGGAGATATTCCAGGCTTTGGAGATTCCCTACAGAGTTGTAAACATCTGCACCGGCGACCTCGGTTACGTTGCCGCCAAGAAGTACGACATCGAAGCCTGGATGGCGGGGCAGGGCAAGTTCAGGGAGGTCGTTTCAGCCAGCAACTGCACAGAGTGGCAGGCGAGACGCCTGAACATCCGCTTCAGGGATAGGACCAACGAGAAGCCGCGCTTCGTCCACACGCTCAACTCGACTGCCATAGCCACCTCGAGGGCCATAGTGGCCATCCTCGAAAACCACCAGACGGAGGAAGGCGTTGTCAAGCTCCCGAAGGCCCTCTGGAAGTATACCGGTTTTAAGGAAATCCTGCCGGCGAGCATGAAGGAGAAGTGTTGCCAGGATTGA
- a CDS encoding molybdenum cofactor synthesis domain-containing protein, which translates to MAFLKVVPLEEALRIVDSFNLKPRVEKISIDEALGRVLAENIVSPIDVPPFDRATVDGYAVRAQDTFMASESNPVELKVIGEVQAGEEPRIKLAPGTAVYVSTGAPLPEGADAVIQFEDVDRKDDAIIVYEPAYPSLGVMKAGADIPRGKLVLEAGTRLGFKETALLSALGFNTVKVYAKPKVAVISTGNEIVPPGEELRPGKIYDINGRAITDAVRELGGEAVFLGIARDDEKSLADLVIKGVAECDMVLISGGASGGRKDLTSSVIEKLGRVYIHGIAIQPGKPTIIGVVDGKPVFGLPGYPTSCLTNFTLLVAPLLRRLLGRESEVRKVKKRLAHKVFSVKGRRQFLPVKIEGEKAVPIMKGSGAVTSFVEASGFIEIPETVEILEAGEEVEVTLFG; encoded by the coding sequence ATGGCTTTCCTCAAGGTAGTCCCGCTGGAAGAGGCTTTAAGGATCGTGGACTCGTTCAACCTCAAGCCCCGGGTCGAAAAAATATCCATAGACGAAGCCCTCGGACGGGTTCTCGCAGAGAACATTGTTTCTCCGATAGACGTGCCCCCCTTCGATAGGGCCACTGTGGACGGTTACGCTGTAAGGGCCCAGGACACATTTATGGCGAGCGAAAGCAACCCCGTTGAACTGAAGGTAATAGGGGAAGTTCAGGCAGGGGAAGAACCCAGAATCAAGCTTGCCCCGGGTACGGCTGTCTACGTCTCAACAGGTGCCCCGCTCCCCGAAGGGGCAGACGCGGTAATCCAGTTTGAGGATGTTGACAGGAAGGACGATGCGATAATAGTCTACGAACCAGCATACCCGAGCCTGGGCGTCATGAAGGCTGGGGCCGATATTCCCCGAGGGAAACTGGTTCTCGAAGCCGGCACAAGGCTGGGGTTTAAAGAAACCGCCCTGCTGTCTGCCCTGGGATTCAACACGGTAAAAGTCTACGCAAAGCCAAAGGTTGCGGTGATAAGCACGGGGAACGAGATAGTTCCGCCGGGGGAGGAACTCAGGCCAGGAAAAATCTATGACATAAACGGAAGGGCGATAACCGACGCCGTGAGGGAGCTTGGCGGGGAAGCGGTGTTCCTGGGAATAGCGAGGGATGACGAGAAGAGTCTCGCGGATCTCGTGATAAAAGGAGTTGCCGAGTGCGACATGGTATTAATAAGCGGCGGCGCAAGCGGTGGAAGGAAGGATCTCACAAGCTCGGTGATAGAAAAACTCGGAAGGGTCTATATACACGGCATAGCGATCCAGCCGGGAAAGCCAACGATAATAGGCGTCGTGGACGGAAAGCCAGTCTTTGGTCTTCCCGGGTACCCAACCAGCTGTCTAACGAACTTCACCCTCCTCGTCGCGCCCCTCCTGAGGAGGCTCCTCGGAAGGGAGAGCGAGGTAAGGAAAGTCAAGAAGAGGCTTGCCCACAAGGTCTTCTCCGTCAAGGGGAGAAGGCAGTTCCTCCCGGTTAAGATTGAAGGCGAAAAGGCCGTGCCGATAATGAAGGGGAGCGGGGCTGTGACGAGCTTCGTCGAGGCCAGCGGCTTCATCGAGATTCCCGAGACGGTGGAGATACTTGAGGCAGGGGAAGAGGTCGAGGTAACGTTGTTCGGCTGA
- a CDS encoding Lrp/AsnC family transcriptional regulator, producing the protein MNMDDLDLKILKLLQENARYSYREIAKELGIAVGTVYNRIKKLEDEGIIRGFCVDVDYEKLGFGLTAVIGIKARGKDIVRIEKEISKSSRIMQVYDVTGEYDIIVVAKFRDRADMNKFVKWLLSLDGVEKTNTSVVMDIVKEKFAIAFLTEE; encoded by the coding sequence GTGAATATGGATGACCTGGACTTGAAGATACTCAAACTCCTTCAGGAGAACGCCAGGTATTCCTATCGGGAAATAGCCAAGGAACTCGGCATTGCGGTCGGCACGGTTTACAATCGAATAAAAAAGCTGGAAGATGAGGGAATTATCAGGGGCTTTTGCGTTGATGTGGACTACGAAAAGCTTGGTTTTGGCCTTACTGCGGTTATCGGGATAAAGGCCAGGGGGAAGGACATAGTAAGAATAGAGAAAGAAATCTCAAAGAGTTCGAGGATAATGCAGGTGTACGACGTTACCGGCGAGTACGACATAATCGTCGTTGCCAAATTCAGGGACAGAGCGGACATGAACAAATTCGTTAAATGGCTGCTTTCCCTGGACGGGGTGGAGAAGACGAACACCAGCGTCGTCATGGACATAGTTAAAGAAAAGTTTGCAATCGCCTTTCTCACAGAAGAATAA
- a CDS encoding phosphoribosyltransferase family protein — MSQLKSVKEKLRLIALLRLLKKSYTYEELSEITGLPITVLNRYVRGKVLPNSERTRELTQLLSQYVNLENEVRKRLRFDSRGFFDSMSVLSDTSLMTLLSEEIASRLKEVEIEKILTAATDGIPLAVHLGRELNVDVVYAKKKKEVGVEKFYEVNYVPSASGSITTLYLPSWALSKGEKVLIVDDVVRSGETQRALVDLCRQAGAEPVGMVFLVSVGDIIDRLREEYGIPVESILVLER; from the coding sequence GTGAGCCAGCTGAAGTCAGTCAAGGAAAAACTGAGACTCATCGCCCTGCTCAGGCTCCTGAAGAAAAGCTACACCTACGAGGAGCTTTCGGAGATAACAGGACTACCAATAACTGTCCTCAACAGATACGTAAGGGGAAAAGTCCTTCCCAACAGTGAGAGAACCAGGGAGCTCACCCAGCTGCTGTCCCAGTACGTGAACCTCGAAAATGAGGTGAGGAAGAGGCTCCGTTTTGACAGCAGGGGCTTTTTCGACAGCATGTCAGTGCTCAGCGACACATCACTAATGACCCTCCTATCCGAGGAGATAGCGAGCAGGCTTAAGGAGGTTGAAATCGAAAAGATACTGACGGCGGCCACCGACGGTATTCCGCTGGCAGTTCACCTTGGGAGAGAACTCAACGTTGACGTTGTCTACGCCAAGAAGAAAAAAGAGGTCGGTGTGGAGAAGTTTTACGAGGTCAACTACGTCCCAAGCGCCTCGGGGAGCATAACAACCCTCTATCTCCCATCGTGGGCGCTGTCGAAGGGGGAGAAAGTCCTAATCGTTGACGACGTTGTCAGGAGCGGAGAGACCCAGAGAGCACTCGTTGACCTCTGCAGGCAGGCGGGTGCAGAACCCGTCGGGATGGTGTTTCTGGTGAGCGTGGGGGACATAATTGATAGGCTCAGGGAAGAGTACGGAATCCCGGTAGAGAGCATCCTGGTTCTGGAGAGATGA
- a CDS encoding YkgJ family cysteine cluster protein codes for MNLETRLVATIDLKTLEVTVHSRVKFKCVENCGKCCQELEIPLRDEDIAGIEELGYNAWEFVDYEKLFYRGDKFLGYGLRKRPFDDSCVFLDPETKKCRIYEHRPLACRFYPFVFIKKGDRMEVHIKLDSFCPGIDHPDGEPIAADFILREYSEVIEGYRIKATAESEHSPSESETTPKHIYTFSC; via the coding sequence ATGAACCTCGAAACGAGGCTCGTGGCCACAATAGACCTGAAGACCCTGGAGGTTACAGTTCACTCCAGAGTGAAGTTTAAATGTGTTGAGAACTGCGGAAAATGCTGTCAAGAGCTGGAGATACCCCTCAGAGACGAGGACATAGCGGGAATAGAAGAACTCGGATACAACGCGTGGGAATTCGTGGATTATGAAAAACTGTTCTACCGGGGAGACAAATTCCTGGGCTATGGCCTTAGAAAGAGGCCCTTCGATGATTCATGTGTTTTTCTGGACCCCGAGACGAAAAAATGCAGAATATACGAGCACAGACCCCTCGCCTGCCGGTTTTACCCCTTTGTCTTCATAAAGAAAGGCGACAGGATGGAGGTTCACATCAAGCTCGATTCTTTCTGCCCCGGAATAGACCATCCCGATGGAGAACCTATAGCTGCTGACTTCATACTGCGGGAATACAGCGAGGTGATTGAAGGATACCGCATCAAAGCCACGGCAGAGTCGGAACACTCGCCGAGCGAAAGTGAAACAACACCGAAACATATTTATACATTTTCTTGTTAA
- a CDS encoding Lrp/AsnC ligand binding domain-containing protein yields the protein MIEAIILIVTRPGAEKKVYDQLKNHPKVKEVYKVYGEYDLIARVEVEDIRDLDEFHDNVLRKIKEIEVTETLIASTYGIKE from the coding sequence ATGATCGAGGCTATAATCCTTATAGTTACGAGACCCGGGGCGGAGAAAAAGGTTTACGACCAGCTTAAAAACCACCCCAAAGTAAAGGAAGTCTACAAAGTGTACGGAGAGTACGATCTCATCGCCCGGGTGGAAGTCGAAGACATAAGGGATCTCGATGAGTTCCATGATAACGTCCTTAGAAAAATAAAAGAGATCGAGGTAACCGAGACACTGATAGCCAGCACCTACGGGATCAAGGAGTGA
- a CDS encoding signal recognition particle protein Srp54 produces MALERLGKALNSALRKLARAGTIDEALIKEVVRDIQRALIQSDVNVRLVLQLTRRIEERALKEKPPAGMSPREHVIRIVYEELTDLLGKEAVPLEIKKKPTVLLTVGIQGSGKTTTIAKLARYLQKRGYRVGLVCTDTWRPGAYSQLKQLVEPLGIGVFGNPEEKDAIKLAREGVEYFKDKGVDVIIVDTAGRHKEEAGLIEEMKQISSAIQPDEVILVIDGTIGQQAYNQALAFKEATPIGSIIVTKLDGSAKGGGALSAVAATGAPIKFIGTGEKIDDLEPFDPKRFVSRLLGLGDIESLLEKFEELTQEQEIREEDLEKFLKGKFNLKDMYAQLEAMQKMGPLQKVLQMIPGLGYSLPDEAIRVGEEKLKRYRVIMDSMTEEELENPDIINYSRIKRIARGSGTSTKEVKELLAQYNQMRKMFKNLDKRKLAKMAKNFGGLGGLGI; encoded by the coding sequence ATGGCTCTAGAGAGGCTGGGGAAGGCACTGAACAGTGCACTGAGAAAACTCGCGAGGGCAGGCACAATCGACGAAGCACTGATAAAAGAAGTCGTGAGGGATATACAGAGGGCCCTAATCCAGTCGGACGTGAACGTTAGGCTGGTTCTCCAGCTCACCAGAAGGATAGAGGAAAGGGCACTAAAAGAGAAACCCCCTGCCGGGATGAGCCCAAGGGAGCACGTTATCCGGATAGTTTACGAGGAACTCACGGATCTCCTCGGTAAGGAAGCAGTGCCCCTCGAGATAAAGAAGAAACCCACGGTTCTACTCACGGTCGGAATTCAGGGCTCGGGAAAAACCACGACCATAGCCAAACTTGCAAGGTATCTCCAGAAGAGAGGTTATAGGGTCGGTCTTGTCTGCACAGACACATGGCGCCCAGGTGCCTACTCCCAGCTCAAACAGCTCGTTGAACCCCTCGGGATAGGGGTGTTTGGAAATCCCGAGGAGAAGGACGCAATAAAGCTGGCCAGAGAAGGGGTCGAGTACTTTAAGGATAAGGGTGTGGACGTTATAATAGTCGACACCGCGGGCAGACACAAGGAAGAAGCCGGCCTGATAGAGGAAATGAAGCAGATAAGCTCAGCAATACAGCCCGATGAAGTCATACTGGTCATAGACGGTACAATCGGCCAGCAGGCTTACAATCAAGCCCTGGCTTTCAAAGAGGCCACACCAATAGGCTCGATAATAGTCACGAAGCTGGACGGAAGCGCCAAGGGTGGGGGAGCTCTTTCGGCAGTCGCTGCAACCGGAGCACCCATAAAGTTCATAGGTACCGGAGAGAAGATAGACGACTTGGAACCCTTTGACCCCAAGAGGTTCGTCTCCAGGCTTCTTGGACTGGGTGATATAGAGAGCCTCCTCGAAAAGTTCGAGGAACTGACCCAGGAGCAGGAAATCAGGGAAGAAGATTTAGAGAAGTTCCTCAAGGGTAAGTTCAACTTAAAGGACATGTACGCACAACTGGAGGCCATGCAGAAGATGGGGCCCCTCCAGAAAGTACTCCAGATGATCCCCGGTTTGGGCTACTCCCTACCGGACGAGGCCATCAGAGTCGGTGAGGAAAAACTCAAGCGCTACAGGGTCATAATGGACTCCATGACAGAGGAAGAACTCGAAAACCCGGACATCATAAACTACTCCCGGATAAAGAGAATTGCCAGGGGATCGGGGACTTCAACAAAGGAGGTAAAAGAGTTATTAGCCCAATACAACCAGATGAGAAAGATGTTCAAAAACCTTGATAAGAGAAAGCTCGCGAAGATGGCGAAGAATTTTGGGGGGTTAGGGGGGTTGGGGATATGA